The sequence AATTATGGCAAAAGATGTTACTAAAGGAGAAGCTATAAAAAATATTATGCAAAAATTAAATATCTCATTAGAGAATACTATGGCTTTTGGAGATGGTTTAAATGATTATGAAATGTTAAAAGAAGTAGGGAAAGGATTACTTATGGGAAATTGTGCTACTAGACTTAGGGATAAGCTTCCTAATAATGAAATAATTGGAAAGAATATTGAAAATGGGGTAGCTAATTATTTAAAGAAACTTTTTTTATAAGGTATTATTTTAATTTTTATCTGGAGGTATGAATGGAAAAAATAAAAATTATGAAAGATAATCCTTATCATAAAAGAAATAAAATAGATAAAGTACTTAAGAAGCTTGAATTAGAAAATAGAAAGAAAGCAAAAAATCGAGGAATAGTATTGCTATTATTTTTACTTATAATATTGAGTAATTTAAATATGATCAGTACAAATTTTTATGATATTTACTATAAGGGAATAAAGGTTGTAGGAAGGCATTTTATCTATATTTTTATAGGAGTAATATGTTTTATAATTACTTCAAGAATAGATTACAAGTATTACAACAAAAATAAAGTTTGTGGCTTTATTTTTTTATTTTCTGTTTTATCTTTGCTAGGGGTAATAATAGGAAGTAAAATTCCTATGCTTTCTGAGGTAGTTCCAAAAGTAAAGGGAGCTATAGGTTGGATAAGGATAGGGGGGATAAGTATACAACCATCTGAACTTATGAAGCTTCCATTTATAATAATAATAGCTCATATACTAAAAAGATGTGAAGAGGAGAGATATGATGCTAAAAAAATTATATTTAGTTTGCTTCCAGTTTTTTTAGTATTTATAGTATTAATTAATCTCCAAAAAGATATGGGGACATCAATACATTACTTGGGTATATTTTGTTTTATGCTTTTTATGAGTAGAATAAGTATGAAGTGGATAACTATAGGAGTTATCTTTTCATTTTCTTTGATAGGAGGACTTTTTTATTATGTAACTCAATTGAGTGATCTAAGTGAAAAAAGTTATAAAATAAAAAGAATTAGTAGTTATTTAGATGGGATTTTGAGAAATGAATATGACTTTGGTGTAGGATATCAAGTAGGACAATCACTTGTTGCTTTTGGAAGTGGTGGAATAATAGGGAAAGGTTATGGTAATGGAGTACAAAAATATAGTTATCTTCCTGAGATAAAAACAGATTTTATAATGGCTACATATGGAGAAGAGTTTGGATTTATAGGAATGATACTTTTACTTTTAATTTTTTTATTATTGTTTAACATTGTCCAAAGAACAGCTATGGATACAAAGGAGTATTTTGGAAAGTATTTAGCTGTAGGAATAGCTGGGTATGTAATTATTCAAGTTATAATAAATCTTTCAGTTGCTTTAGGAATACTTCCTGTATTTGGAATACCGATGCCATTTTTTAGTTCAGGAGGAAGTTCACTTATTACAGTGTTTTCAGCCATAGGTATAATAATAAATATTAATAGACATAGGTAAATATTCTACACTTGAAATCTTAGATAAAGATGGAGAGTGTAGTTTTTTATTTTATGAAATTATAAAAATGTATAAAGAAAGTAATCTATTATTATTTTTTCTTAATTAATAAATTAATGAAATGTGTTATAATTATATCAGAATTATTAAAAAGGAGATAAATATGGGAGCTAATTGGGGACATAGTTTGAGATTATCAATTTTTGGGGAATCTCATGGAAAAGCGCTAGGGATAAATATAGATGGATTAGCTAGTGATATAGATATTGATTTTGAAAGTATAGAGAGAGATATGGGAAGGAGAGCACCAGGAAAAAATAGTTTTTCTACCCAAAGAAAAGAGAGCGATAGCTTTGAGATTTTAAGTGGAATCTGTGATGGAAAAACTACAGGAGCTCCTCTTTGTGCAATTATTAGAAATGAAGATAAAAAATCTAAGGATTATTCAAAATTAAAAGAGGTAATGAGACCTAGTCATAGTGATTATCCAGCATATATAAAATATAGAGGATATAATGATGTAAGAGGTGGAGGTCATTTTTCTGGAAGAATAACTGCCCCACTTGTTTTTGCTGGAAGCTTGGCTAAGAGTATCTTAGCTAAAAAGGGAATATATGTAGGAGCTATGATAGAGAGTATAAAAAATATAGAAGTAGAAATGCCAACTGAAGATAGATTATCTAAAGAGCTTTTTGATGAGCTGGCTAAAAAAGAGATGGCTATTTTAGATGAAAAGAAAATAGTAAAGATAAAAGAGGAGATAGAGAGAGCTAGAATGAATCAAGACTCCGTTGGTGGAACTATAGAATGTTTTGCCATAGGAGTACCAGCAGGTTTAGGAGAGCCATTTTTTGATTCATTAGAGAGTAGTATAGCTCATTTAGCTTTTTCTGTACCAGCTGTAAAAGGAATAGAGTTTGGAAAAGGATTTGATATAGCAAAATATTATGGTAGTGAAGTAAATGATGAATACTACTATAAAAATAGTATAGTGAAAACTAAATCCAATAATAACGGAGGAATATTAGGGGGAATATCCAATGGAATGCCTATAAATTTTAAAGTTGTCATAAAACCTACCCCATCTATTTCTAAGCTTCAACATACAATAAATATAAAAGATAAAAAAGATTGTGAATTAGAAATAGAGGGAAGACATGACCCTTGTATAGTACCAAGAGCAGTAGTGGTAATAGAATCAATAATGGCAATAGCATTGTTAGATAAGATATATGAAGCAGGAGGCAGATATGAATAAATATGGTCTTGTGGGGAAAAAATTGGGGCACTCACTATCTCCAGAGATACATAATTATATTTTTGATAAGCTTGGAGTAGAAGCAGAGTACTCATTGTATGAGATTGAAGATGGAAAAGATATTTTAAAATTGATGAAAGAAAAAGGGATAAAGGGATTTAATATAACTATTCCTTATAAAGAGATTGTGATGAGTCAACTTGATTTTATCTCTGAGGAAGCAGAAAAAATTGGAGCTGTAAATCTAGTGAAAATAAAAAATGGTAAAAGCTACGGGTATAATAGTGATTACTATGGGGTCATAGAGATGCTAGAAAAACATGGTGTCAAAGTAAAAGGGAAAATATGCTATGTTCTAGGAAGTGGTGGGGCTTCAAAATCTGTGATAGTAGCTCTACATGACTTAGGAGCTAAAGAGATAGTTGTAGTAACTAGAGATGTGGAATCAAAGAGAAGAGAGTTGAAAAATAGATTTAGAAATATAGAGGTAGTATCTTATGAAAATATAATAGGTGGAGATATTGTTGTAAATACTACTCCACTAGGGATGTATCCTAATATAGATAGCTCTCCTCTAGATGAGGAAATTTTAAAGCGTTTTGATATAGCTGTTGATGTTGTATATAATCCTAAGACTACGAAATTTTTACAATTAGCAAAAAATTGTAGTTTGAAATGTGTAGATGGAGTATCTATGCTTGTAGGTCAAGCTATAAAAAGTGATGAACTTTGGGAGGGAATAGAGGTAGATAGAGATACAAGAGATGAAGTAGAGAA comes from Fusobacterium necrogenes and encodes:
- the aroC gene encoding chorismate synthase yields the protein MGANWGHSLRLSIFGESHGKALGINIDGLASDIDIDFESIERDMGRRAPGKNSFSTQRKESDSFEILSGICDGKTTGAPLCAIIRNEDKKSKDYSKLKEVMRPSHSDYPAYIKYRGYNDVRGGGHFSGRITAPLVFAGSLAKSILAKKGIYVGAMIESIKNIEVEMPTEDRLSKELFDELAKKEMAILDEKKIVKIKEEIERARMNQDSVGGTIECFAIGVPAGLGEPFFDSLESSIAHLAFSVPAVKGIEFGKGFDIAKYYGSEVNDEYYYKNSIVKTKSNNNGGILGGISNGMPINFKVVIKPTPSISKLQHTINIKDKKDCELEIEGRHDPCIVPRAVVVIESIMAIALLDKIYEAGGRYE
- a CDS encoding FtsW/RodA/SpoVE family cell cycle protein; this encodes MEKIKIMKDNPYHKRNKIDKVLKKLELENRKKAKNRGIVLLLFLLIILSNLNMISTNFYDIYYKGIKVVGRHFIYIFIGVICFIITSRIDYKYYNKNKVCGFIFLFSVLSLLGVIIGSKIPMLSEVVPKVKGAIGWIRIGGISIQPSELMKLPFIIIIAHILKRCEEERYDAKKIIFSLLPVFLVFIVLINLQKDMGTSIHYLGIFCFMLFMSRISMKWITIGVIFSFSLIGGLFYYVTQLSDLSEKSYKIKRISSYLDGILRNEYDFGVGYQVGQSLVAFGSGGIIGKGYGNGVQKYSYLPEIKTDFIMATYGEEFGFIGMILLLLIFLLLFNIVQRTAMDTKEYFGKYLAVGIAGYVIIQVIINLSVALGILPVFGIPMPFFSSGGSSLITVFSAIGIIININRHR
- the aroE gene encoding shikimate dehydrogenase, translated to MNKYGLVGKKLGHSLSPEIHNYIFDKLGVEAEYSLYEIEDGKDILKLMKEKGIKGFNITIPYKEIVMSQLDFISEEAEKIGAVNLVKIKNGKSYGYNSDYYGVIEMLEKHGVKVKGKICYVLGSGGASKSVIVALHDLGAKEIVVVTRDVESKRRELKNRFRNIEVVSYENIIGGDIVVNTTPLGMYPNIDSSPLDEEILKRFDIAVDVVYNPKTTKFLQLAKNCSLKCVDGVSMLVGQAIKSDELWEGIEVDRDTRDEVEKRVIERLEEMKNSESNGNKWT